In the genome of Microbacterium endophyticum, one region contains:
- the smc gene encoding chromosome segregation protein SMC, whose protein sequence is MYLKSLTLKGFKSFAQPTTFALETGVTCIVGPNGSGKSNVVDALAWVMGEQAVKTLRGGKMEDVIFAGTSTRGPLGRAEVQLTIDNSDGALPIEYAEVTISRTLFRNGASEYAINGDTCRLLDVQELLSDSGLGREMHVIVGQGRLDTVLQATPEDRRGFIEEAAGILKHRRRKEKTMRKLQAMEGNLTRLSDLAGELRRQLKPLGRQAEVAREAATIAAEVRDAKARLFADELVTLRTQLGEYAHSEQERHTERLVLQAQADEFRGRIAALEAQQRSEAVDEARSVSFALERVQERLRGLYSLTGQRLALLGSDDDALIDPVTVTPRDIDDARAEIDAVAAGLGDAQDAAAAAGREVIKSRAELDALDADIAAQSALVSEHDMKLTALRGSADSAASTLVAVRQGVERQQAALDAALVRRAEAEEALAGVEPALTPEESTAALAADYEHSQRLATEAENDVSGMRERLHTAEREVEALTAQTAALGRALDVRNGATALVGTGGPGIRGLVGDALQIRSGYEAAIAAALGPLAEGALVDTYDDALTAAVRARESDAGVVDLVIAEAESLPVDLPTGRGLMPATDVVTAPPGVKGILSHVLVADDLDAARAVFSQSGGSDHLLTVVTKAGEVTTAFLLRAGSGAGQSRLELAAERDSATERLAEVRVIADSLREPLVERTQDLQSARQRTKKALETLRANDAALAAHAEKVNRATVRHESAVAECDRLAAGLHQAQGAVEDAETAARATQERLTAALEAPRPILDVSARDGMLARLESARDTEMRARLDVETLRERIRAEEARVVALERQREREQAAAAEAARKAVIRRGQRARAENIAAQLPPLLDSVDRSVSQSRVELASAEQARTALTAELDGLRQQDAAIRERLARLTESVHGLEMSIHEKKLHVTSLLERVASELSLDESILVAEYGPSAPEDADEAAAAAPQPFDRVAQQKRLRDAERKLAQLGRVNPLALEEFAALEQRHAFLTEQLNDLAQTRKDLMTIIEELDERMQTIFLAAFEDTRAAFAEIFPILFPGGTGHIALTNPDDLLNTGIDVAVRPAGKKIERLSLLSGGERSLAAVALLVAIFTARPSPFYILDEVEAALDDANLGRLLAIFKNLRENSQLIVITHQKRTMEIADALYGVSMRQDGVSAVVGQRVREAAAS, encoded by the coding sequence ATGTACCTGAAGAGCCTCACGCTCAAAGGGTTCAAGTCGTTCGCGCAGCCCACCACTTTCGCGCTCGAGACCGGGGTGACCTGCATCGTCGGGCCGAACGGCTCGGGTAAGTCGAACGTCGTCGATGCATTGGCCTGGGTCATGGGCGAGCAGGCGGTGAAAACCCTCCGTGGCGGCAAGATGGAAGACGTCATTTTTGCCGGCACGTCGACCCGGGGACCGCTCGGTCGCGCTGAGGTTCAACTCACCATCGACAACTCCGATGGGGCGCTGCCGATTGAGTACGCCGAAGTAACTATCAGCCGCACGCTCTTTCGAAATGGTGCGAGCGAATACGCCATCAACGGTGACACGTGCCGTCTGCTCGACGTGCAAGAGCTTCTTAGCGACTCTGGCCTCGGTCGCGAGATGCACGTCATCGTTGGGCAGGGCAGGCTCGATACGGTTTTGCAGGCAACTCCCGAAGATCGTCGAGGTTTCATCGAGGAAGCAGCCGGCATCTTGAAACACCGGCGCCGCAAAGAGAAGACGATGAGGAAGCTCCAGGCCATGGAGGGCAACCTCACGCGGTTGAGCGATTTGGCGGGGGAGCTTAGACGCCAGTTGAAGCCGCTCGGGCGACAAGCAGAAGTTGCACGGGAAGCAGCAACCATCGCCGCTGAAGTGCGTGATGCGAAGGCGCGCCTGTTCGCCGACGAACTTGTCACGCTGCGCACTCAGCTCGGCGAATATGCACACAGCGAGCAGGAGAGACACACCGAGCGGCTCGTGCTGCAGGCGCAAGCCGACGAATTTCGTGGCCGTATTGCTGCGCTCGAAGCTCAGCAGCGTTCAGAGGCCGTTGACGAGGCGCGCAGTGTTTCGTTTGCGCTCGAACGTGTGCAGGAACGCCTACGTGGGCTCTACTCCCTGACTGGGCAGCGACTCGCACTGCTCGGAAGTGATGACGACGCGCTGATCGACCCGGTGACCGTGACGCCACGAGATATCGATGATGCGCGAGCCGAAATAGATGCTGTTGCGGCGGGCCTCGGCGATGCTCAGGATGCCGCGGCCGCTGCCGGACGCGAGGTCATAAAGTCACGAGCGGAACTTGACGCGCTTGACGCCGATATTGCGGCGCAGAGTGCGCTTGTGTCGGAGCACGACATGAAGTTGACTGCGCTTCGAGGATCCGCAGATTCCGCGGCTTCGACTCTCGTCGCCGTGCGGCAGGGTGTGGAACGACAGCAGGCTGCGCTCGATGCAGCACTTGTTCGCCGCGCTGAAGCCGAGGAAGCACTCGCGGGTGTCGAACCGGCGTTGACTCCCGAAGAGTCGACGGCTGCACTCGCTGCCGATTACGAGCATTCACAGCGGCTGGCGACTGAAGCTGAGAACGATGTTTCTGGGATGCGGGAGCGTCTACATACAGCCGAACGAGAAGTAGAGGCACTCACCGCACAAACGGCTGCGCTCGGCCGCGCTCTTGATGTTCGAAACGGTGCGACAGCGCTCGTCGGAACGGGTGGACCTGGTATTCGTGGCTTGGTCGGAGACGCTTTACAGATTCGCTCGGGTTATGAAGCCGCTATTGCGGCAGCCCTGGGCCCGTTGGCTGAAGGCGCACTCGTCGACACATACGATGACGCATTGACGGCTGCCGTCAGAGCACGGGAGTCCGACGCTGGCGTTGTCGACCTCGTGATTGCGGAGGCAGAATCGCTTCCCGTTGACTTGCCGACTGGCCGGGGGCTTATGCCGGCAACCGACGTTGTGACTGCGCCACCCGGGGTGAAAGGCATCCTCTCCCACGTGCTCGTCGCAGATGATCTCGACGCGGCTCGTGCGGTGTTTTCTCAGAGCGGTGGGAGCGATCACCTACTTACCGTGGTGACGAAAGCCGGGGAGGTGACGACGGCGTTCTTGTTGCGGGCAGGATCGGGCGCTGGGCAATCTCGACTTGAGCTCGCCGCGGAACGCGATAGCGCGACAGAGCGACTCGCGGAAGTGCGGGTGATCGCGGACTCGTTGCGCGAGCCACTCGTCGAGCGAACTCAAGACCTTCAATCCGCCCGGCAGCGCACAAAAAAGGCCCTTGAGACGCTTCGCGCGAATGACGCAGCGCTCGCGGCGCACGCTGAAAAAGTCAATCGCGCCACTGTTCGACACGAGTCTGCGGTGGCGGAGTGCGACCGGCTTGCAGCGGGACTGCACCAGGCGCAGGGGGCGGTCGAAGATGCCGAAACGGCGGCTCGAGCAACCCAGGAGCGATTGACCGCTGCTCTTGAAGCTCCGCGTCCGATTCTCGATGTGTCGGCCCGCGACGGAATGCTCGCGCGTCTCGAGTCTGCGCGGGACACCGAGATGCGCGCGAGACTCGATGTTGAGACGCTACGCGAGCGCATCCGCGCTGAAGAGGCTCGCGTTGTCGCGCTTGAGCGTCAGCGGGAGCGTGAACAGGCGGCAGCAGCGGAGGCGGCCCGAAAAGCTGTCATCAGGCGAGGTCAGCGGGCGCGGGCTGAAAACATCGCGGCACAGCTTCCGCCGTTGCTCGATTCGGTCGACCGCTCGGTGTCGCAGTCCCGAGTAGAGCTCGCCAGTGCGGAACAGGCGCGGACTGCGCTCACGGCCGAACTCGATGGTCTGCGGCAACAGGATGCTGCCATCCGGGAGCGCCTTGCGCGACTTACCGAGAGCGTTCATGGCCTCGAGATGAGTATCCACGAGAAGAAACTGCACGTCACGAGTTTGCTTGAGCGGGTTGCATCTGAACTGAGCCTGGATGAGAGCATTCTTGTCGCGGAATACGGACCATCTGCACCAGAGGATGCGGATGAAGCAGCGGCGGCTGCCCCGCAGCCATTTGACCGGGTCGCCCAGCAGAAGCGACTACGCGATGCCGAGCGAAAGCTTGCACAGCTCGGGCGCGTGAATCCACTCGCGCTGGAAGAGTTCGCTGCGCTGGAACAGCGCCACGCCTTCCTCACTGAACAGCTCAATGATCTCGCTCAAACCCGAAAAGATCTCATGACCATCATCGAGGAACTCGATGAGCGGATGCAGACGATCTTCTTGGCGGCGTTTGAAGATACGAGGGCCGCGTTCGCTGAAATTTTCCCAATTCTCTTTCCTGGCGGCACTGGACATATTGCGCTGACCAATCCGGATGACCTCTTGAACACCGGAATCGATGTCGCGGTGCGCCCGGCGGGCAAGAAAATCGAAAGACTCTCACTCCTGTCTGGAGGTGAGAGGTCTCTTGCGGCAGTGGCGTTGCTGGTTGCCATCTTCACGGCTCGCCCGAGCCCGTTCTACATTCTCGATGAGGTTGAGGCTGCGCTTGATGATGCGAATCTCGGTCGACTTCTCGCGATTTTTAAAAATCTCCGCGAAAACAGCCAATTGATCGTCATCACTCACCAAAAACGCACGATGGAGATTGCAGACGCTCTGTACGGCGTATCCATGCGCCAAGACGGCGTTTCCGCCGTTGTTGGGCAGCGCGTACGCGAGGCCGCGGCTTCGTGA
- the ftsY gene encoding signal recognition particle-docking protein FtsY, which translates to MAEKSWSLGRALRGMFVRPVIDETTWEDLETALLTADFGPDITERIVDELREKVERFRTTDPKDLQRMLRETLEEHFAKFDTTLRLSERPAVVLVVGVNGVGKTTTIGKFAKFLQSYGRSVVVGAADTFRAAAVEQLATWAERGGATITRPQHEGQDPASVAFQTVEYAKNTGTEIVLIDTAGRLHTKGGLMDELGKIRRVIEKQAPISEVLLVLDATTGQNGVMQAQAFLEHAGVTGLVLTKLDGSAKGGFVLAVQERTGIPVKLLGQGEGIGDLTGFTPHVFAASLVD; encoded by the coding sequence ATGGCGGAGAAGTCTTGGTCGCTCGGTCGCGCGCTGCGCGGCATGTTTGTGAGACCTGTGATCGATGAAACGACGTGGGAGGACTTGGAGACGGCGCTTTTGACGGCCGACTTCGGTCCCGACATCACGGAACGCATTGTTGACGAGCTCAGAGAGAAGGTTGAGCGGTTCCGCACGACCGATCCCAAAGACCTCCAGCGGATGCTGCGTGAGACGTTGGAAGAGCATTTTGCGAAGTTTGATACGACACTGCGACTCAGCGAGCGGCCAGCGGTCGTTCTGGTCGTTGGAGTCAACGGCGTAGGTAAGACGACGACGATTGGCAAGTTCGCCAAGTTCCTTCAGAGCTACGGCCGCTCGGTTGTTGTCGGCGCCGCTGACACTTTTCGTGCCGCCGCGGTTGAGCAACTCGCAACGTGGGCCGAGCGCGGAGGAGCCACCATCACTCGGCCTCAGCACGAAGGTCAAGACCCGGCATCCGTCGCTTTTCAGACTGTGGAGTACGCGAAGAACACCGGCACCGAAATTGTCCTCATCGATACCGCGGGTCGCCTTCACACCAAGGGCGGCTTGATGGATGAGCTGGGCAAGATTCGTCGAGTGATCGAAAAACAGGCGCCGATCAGTGAAGTGCTTCTTGTCTTGGACGCAACGACGGGCCAGAACGGTGTCATGCAGGCTCAGGCCTTTCTCGAACACGCCGGCGTCACCGGGCTCGTGCTTACAAAACTCGACGGATCAGCCAAGGGCGGTTTCGTTCTCGCTGTTCAAGAACGCACCGGAATTCCTGTCAAGCTGCTGGGGCAGGGCGAGGGGATTGGAGATCTCACGGGCTTCACGCCTCACGTGTTCGCCGCCTCTCTCGTTGACTGA
- a CDS encoding DUF2004 domain-containing protein: MTIEHDYFGLLESGPDGSIFWSETVEFADQSVTVDLTAPDQEDVSIDALDVAAAMISALEDIDMRARNAMVTELDDRTSEVTEYILQQQAERGDEIEGLLVDISGDVHVDVIRSLQLMSMTILADELGGSDPFAVLEYALDPDATDDVLLVNLDSSAQVQSVTSAE; encoded by the coding sequence ATGACCATCGAGCACGACTATTTCGGGCTTCTCGAATCCGGACCCGACGGATCGATCTTTTGGTCGGAGACTGTTGAGTTCGCCGATCAAAGCGTGACGGTTGACCTGACCGCTCCCGATCAAGAAGATGTCTCGATCGACGCCCTCGACGTCGCTGCAGCGATGATTTCAGCGCTCGAAGACATCGACATGCGCGCGCGGAACGCGATGGTCACCGAGCTGGATGACCGCACGAGCGAAGTTACCGAGTACATCTTGCAGCAGCAGGCTGAGCGCGGAGACGAGATCGAGGGACTGTTGGTCGACATCTCTGGCGACGTTCACGTCGACGTCATCCGCTCACTGCAGCTGATGAGTATGACGATCTTGGCTGATGAGCTCGGCGGGTCTGATCCGTTTGCAGTACTGGAGTACGCGCTCGATCCGGATGCCACAGACGACGTTTTGCTGGTGAATCTCGATTCGTCAGCGCAGGTCCAATCCGTAACGAGCGCCGAGTGA
- the lipA gene encoding lipoyl synthase, whose protein sequence is MLRLEVRNAQTPIERKPDWIKTRAKMGPEYTALQALVKDEGLHTVCQEAGCPNIFECWEDREATFLIGGSQCTRRCDFCQIDTGKPDAYDRDEPRRVAESVARMKLRYATVTGVARDDLDDGGAWLHAETVRRIHASNPHTGVELLATDFSGNPAQLQVVFDSRPEVFAHNVETVPRIFKRVRPAFRYDRSLAVLTSAREAGLITKSNLILGMGEEPHEVVSALNDLHDAGTDIITITQYLRPSPRHMPISRWVKPAEFVEFKEEAERIGFLGVLAGPLVRSSYRAGRLWAQSMVSKGNAIPENLGHLVSDIAAANEGFAQAV, encoded by the coding sequence CTGCTGCGGCTCGAAGTGCGAAATGCCCAGACTCCCATCGAACGCAAGCCCGATTGGATTAAGACGCGGGCAAAGATGGGCCCCGAGTACACAGCCCTTCAGGCGCTTGTGAAGGACGAAGGACTCCATACGGTTTGCCAAGAAGCTGGCTGCCCCAACATCTTCGAGTGTTGGGAGGATCGAGAGGCGACTTTTCTCATCGGAGGCTCGCAGTGCACCCGGCGGTGTGACTTCTGCCAGATCGACACCGGAAAACCGGATGCCTACGACAGAGACGAGCCTCGTCGCGTCGCAGAAAGCGTCGCACGGATGAAATTGCGGTACGCGACAGTCACAGGCGTCGCCCGCGATGACCTCGACGACGGCGGTGCTTGGCTCCACGCCGAAACGGTTCGCCGAATTCACGCTTCGAATCCTCACACCGGCGTAGAGCTTCTCGCGACCGACTTCAGCGGCAATCCGGCCCAGTTGCAGGTCGTGTTCGACTCCCGCCCCGAAGTTTTCGCACACAACGTGGAGACCGTGCCGCGCATATTCAAGCGCGTTCGCCCAGCATTTCGGTACGATCGCTCACTCGCTGTATTGACGTCCGCGCGGGAGGCGGGACTCATCACGAAGTCGAATCTGATTTTAGGGATGGGTGAAGAACCTCACGAAGTTGTTTCTGCGCTGAATGACTTGCACGATGCCGGGACCGACATTATTACGATTACCCAGTACCTGCGGCCGTCACCGCGCCATATGCCGATTTCCCGCTGGGTGAAACCAGCAGAGTTTGTCGAATTCAAAGAAGAAGCGGAGCGGATTGGATTCCTCGGCGTACTCGCGGGTCCGCTCGTTCGCTCCTCTTACCGCGCGGGCCGACTGTGGGCGCAGTCAATGGTTTCGAAAGGGAACGCAATACCCGAGAACCTGGGCCACTTGGTGTCAGACATCGCCGCCGCTAACGAGGGTTTCGCGCAGGCGGTTTGA
- a CDS encoding TetR/AcrR family transcriptional regulator produces MVKISRSGRPRASSPGEISEAACELFLEQGYEKTSISQIAQRAGVSRSSFFNYFTSKADVLWSGLDERIEALARQLRSGNSDNAPERIRVSVMGIATDFAPDSLALALVNAQAMDLAGELELDSALRQARIGSLAAEQLQRSGIDELTASVRGAAYGGAVLAALRTWARAGAGRTSLAAVLEKALSAAK; encoded by the coding sequence ATGGTGAAAATCTCGCGCTCCGGTCGCCCGCGCGCGTCTTCTCCCGGAGAGATATCAGAGGCCGCGTGCGAACTCTTTCTTGAGCAGGGGTACGAGAAGACGTCGATCTCGCAAATTGCGCAGCGTGCAGGTGTGAGCCGTTCGAGCTTCTTCAACTACTTCACGTCAAAAGCGGACGTGTTGTGGTCAGGCCTCGACGAGCGAATCGAAGCGCTCGCACGACAACTGAGAAGTGGTAACTCTGACAACGCGCCCGAGCGTATTCGCGTAAGTGTGATGGGAATCGCGACAGACTTCGCGCCTGACAGCCTTGCCCTAGCGCTGGTGAACGCGCAGGCAATGGACCTCGCAGGTGAGCTAGAACTGGACTCGGCTCTCCGGCAAGCGCGAATCGGGTCACTCGCAGCAGAGCAGCTTCAGCGCAGCGGCATAGACGAGCTGACGGCGAGTGTGCGTGGCGCGGCTTATGGGGGAGCTGTACTCGCGGCGCTACGAACATGGGCGAGGGCTGGGGCTGGCCGCACTTCGCTTGCAGCGGTTCTCGAAAAGGCACTTTCTGCGGCAAAGTAG
- the ffh gene encoding signal recognition particle protein, which produces MATFGTLSDRLTETFRNLRTKGKLSPADVDGTVREIRRALLDADVALPVVKEFTAKVRERALGDEVSRALNPAQQVVQIVNEELVAILGGEQRRLQFAKNPPTVIMLAGLQGSGKTTFAGKLAKLLEKDGHTPLLIAADLQRPNAVNQLQVVAERAGAAVYAPEPGNGVGDPVKVAKDGVEYAKRHQHDTVIIDTAGRLGVDAELMKQASDIRRVTSPDEVLFVIDAMIGQDAVNTAKAFQEGVDFTGVVLSKLDGDARGGAALSVASVTGRPIIYASTGEGLEDLEPFHPDRMASRILDLGDILTLIEQAQQAFDEDEAMKVAEKLATEQFTLEDFLEQMQQLKKMGSMKKMLGMLPGMGQMKQQIDNFDEREIDRTEAIIRSMTPSERRTPKLLNGSRRLRIARGSGMTVTDVNQLVQRFEQAAKMMKTVARGGVPNMPGMGAMGKPGASSKRGKQQKAKGSRSGNPAKRAAENSGLATAAEQSAPTGSGFGLGARGAGPSEADLAELQKLLGKP; this is translated from the coding sequence ATGGCGACATTCGGCACTCTCTCCGACAGGCTCACCGAGACCTTCCGCAATCTCCGCACGAAAGGCAAGCTTTCGCCCGCGGACGTTGACGGCACGGTCCGCGAGATCCGGCGCGCACTGCTTGACGCAGACGTCGCGCTGCCGGTGGTTAAGGAATTCACCGCGAAGGTTCGGGAGCGCGCGCTCGGCGATGAAGTGAGCCGCGCCCTTAATCCGGCTCAGCAGGTCGTGCAGATCGTCAACGAAGAGCTCGTGGCAATTCTTGGTGGTGAGCAGCGTCGTCTTCAGTTCGCGAAAAATCCCCCAACGGTGATCATGCTTGCGGGCCTTCAAGGTTCGGGTAAGACCACTTTCGCTGGCAAGCTAGCGAAGCTGCTCGAGAAAGACGGCCACACGCCGCTCCTGATCGCGGCGGACCTGCAACGACCAAATGCTGTGAACCAGCTTCAGGTCGTGGCAGAGCGCGCTGGCGCGGCTGTGTACGCTCCGGAACCCGGAAACGGTGTAGGCGACCCAGTCAAGGTCGCGAAGGACGGCGTCGAATATGCCAAGCGTCACCAGCACGACACGGTAATCATTGATACAGCTGGTCGCCTCGGTGTCGATGCGGAACTGATGAAGCAAGCCTCTGATATTCGTCGAGTGACATCGCCCGATGAAGTACTTTTCGTTATTGACGCGATGATTGGGCAAGACGCCGTCAATACAGCGAAGGCCTTTCAAGAAGGCGTTGATTTCACGGGCGTTGTGCTCTCCAAACTCGACGGTGACGCGCGCGGTGGAGCAGCTCTCTCAGTCGCCTCTGTCACTGGTCGCCCAATCATCTATGCGTCGACTGGTGAGGGTCTCGAGGACCTGGAGCCATTCCATCCTGACCGCATGGCCAGTCGTATCCTCGACCTCGGCGACATTCTGACTCTTATCGAGCAAGCCCAGCAGGCCTTCGATGAGGACGAGGCAATGAAGGTCGCCGAAAAACTCGCGACCGAGCAATTCACTCTCGAAGATTTTCTTGAGCAGATGCAGCAACTCAAGAAGATGGGCTCCATGAAGAAAATGCTCGGCATGTTGCCGGGCATGGGGCAGATGAAGCAGCAGATCGACAATTTCGACGAGAGAGAGATTGACCGAACCGAGGCGATCATTCGTTCGATGACGCCGAGTGAGCGCCGAACGCCCAAGCTCCTCAACGGCTCACGTCGGCTGCGCATTGCGCGCGGTTCAGGAATGACAGTGACTGACGTGAATCAGCTTGTTCAGCGCTTTGAGCAGGCGGCGAAGATGATGAAAACTGTTGCGCGCGGCGGAGTGCCCAACATGCCTGGTATGGGTGCAATGGGAAAGCCCGGTGCCTCCAGTAAGCGAGGCAAGCAACAGAAAGCGAAGGGCTCGCGCTCGGGTAACCCAGCTAAGCGTGCTGCCGAAAATTCAGGGCTTGCAACCGCAGCAGAGCAGAGCGCGCCCACAGGCTCAGGTTTTGGACTCGGTGCGAGGGGCGCGGGGCCGAGCGAAGCGGATCTTGCAGAGTTGCAGAAGCTCCTCGGAAAGCCGTAA
- a CDS encoding glutamate--cysteine ligase: MTVTFSQSPRSTVGIEWEIMLADRHTGELVPRAPEIIDALADATALERYVVTEELLTNTIEVTSGVGDTVQAAVDDIDDAISSVRAVAEPAGIELLSAGSHPFAQWYDQQITDKTRYHSLIERTQWWGRNMMIWGIHVHVGVEDVNKVFPIINALTLYLPHMQALSASSPFWAGERTGYASNRALVFQQLPTAGLPWPLQNWAEFEGYLDDMARTGVMADASEVRWDIRPAPRWGTIEIRACDGMSTLPELAAVAALAQVLVEHLSRMLDEGKPLVTLPPWFVRENKWRAARFGLDAEIIVDSYGTQRPVREHLAETAAELTPIAEDLHCVREFAGISEILSGGSSYERQLLVADTTDGDLREVVQHLIREFRGGPTLREHLAKV; the protein is encoded by the coding sequence GTGACAGTGACTTTTTCCCAGTCCCCTCGCTCCACCGTCGGTATCGAGTGGGAGATCATGCTTGCGGATCGCCATACCGGCGAGCTCGTACCGCGTGCACCCGAGATCATTGATGCGCTTGCCGACGCTACGGCCTTAGAGCGCTACGTCGTGACCGAAGAATTGCTCACGAACACGATTGAAGTCACGAGTGGGGTGGGCGACACCGTGCAAGCGGCTGTGGATGACATCGACGATGCCATCTCATCCGTACGGGCTGTCGCTGAGCCCGCAGGTATCGAACTTCTCAGTGCTGGAAGTCACCCTTTTGCCCAGTGGTATGACCAACAGATCACCGATAAAACTCGTTACCACTCGCTGATCGAGCGAACCCAATGGTGGGGCCGCAACATGATGATTTGGGGCATTCACGTTCATGTCGGCGTCGAAGACGTCAATAAGGTCTTTCCGATTATCAATGCTCTGACGCTGTACTTGCCTCATATGCAGGCACTCTCAGCTTCGAGCCCGTTTTGGGCGGGCGAACGCACCGGATATGCGTCCAACCGAGCCCTGGTCTTTCAACAGCTACCGACTGCTGGACTGCCCTGGCCGCTGCAGAATTGGGCTGAGTTCGAAGGCTACTTGGACGATATGGCGCGTACTGGGGTCATGGCGGATGCCAGCGAGGTGCGCTGGGACATTCGCCCCGCGCCACGGTGGGGGACGATCGAGATTCGTGCCTGCGACGGGATGTCGACGCTCCCCGAACTCGCCGCTGTCGCCGCTCTCGCACAGGTATTGGTCGAACACCTCTCCCGCATGCTGGATGAGGGAAAGCCACTCGTAACGCTACCGCCGTGGTTTGTTCGCGAGAACAAGTGGCGCGCCGCTCGATTCGGCCTCGATGCTGAGATCATCGTTGATTCATATGGCACACAACGACCAGTGCGGGAGCACTTGGCCGAAACAGCCGCCGAGCTGACACCGATCGCAGAAGATTTGCACTGCGTGCGCGAGTTCGCTGGCATTTCGGAAATTCTTAGCGGCGGGTCAAGTTACGAACGCCAACTCCTCGTTGCCGACACCACAGACGGTGACCTACGTGAAGTAGTTCAGCATCTGATCAGGGAGTTTCGCGGCGGACCGACGCTGAGAGAACATCTTGCGAAGGTTTAG
- a CDS encoding DMT family transporter — protein MIWVMLGGAIAFEVTGTMALRASEGLRKKIWIAPVLASYVLAFSLLFLCLEQGMPVGVAYGIWSACGVALTAVLARILFKEPFTWVMGLGVIAIAGGVLLIELGAR, from the coding sequence ATGATCTGGGTCATGCTGGGCGGGGCGATTGCATTCGAGGTGACGGGAACGATGGCACTTCGCGCATCAGAAGGCCTTCGTAAGAAGATCTGGATAGCGCCGGTGCTCGCTTCGTACGTCCTCGCGTTTAGTCTCCTGTTCTTGTGCCTCGAGCAGGGCATGCCGGTGGGAGTGGCTTACGGAATCTGGTCAGCGTGCGGCGTCGCATTGACTGCAGTTCTCGCTCGCATCCTTTTCAAGGAACCATTTACTTGGGTCATGGGTCTAGGAGTGATCGCAATTGCCGGCGGCGTTTTACTGATAGAGCTCGGTGCACGGTAA
- a CDS encoding DMT family transporter — protein sequence MTKWLYLVGAILLEVSATLSLRMMTENFVWVVPVAIGYVGAFLCLAFLLRAGAPIGLTYGVWAASGVALTAVSASLLFSDPLTWLMSLGIIVVIGGVLLVEVGATSHRRATTAAK from the coding sequence GTGACCAAATGGCTCTATCTCGTTGGCGCGATTTTATTGGAAGTCTCCGCCACGCTCTCTCTCAGGATGATGACCGAGAACTTCGTCTGGGTCGTTCCAGTCGCCATTGGATATGTAGGAGCTTTCCTCTGCCTGGCGTTTCTGCTGCGCGCTGGCGCCCCCATAGGTCTGACATACGGAGTCTGGGCAGCCTCCGGCGTCGCGCTAACGGCGGTCTCCGCATCGCTCCTGTTCAGCGACCCGCTCACGTGGCTCATGAGCCTCGGGATCATTGTTGTTATCGGTGGTGTTCTGCTCGTTGAGGTGGGCGCCACTTCTCATCGCCGAGCGACAACGGCGGCCAAATGA
- the rpsP gene encoding 30S ribosomal protein S16, with translation MAVKIRLKRMGKIRAPYYRIVVADSRTKRDGRVIEEIGKYHPTHEPSVIEVDSERAQYWLSVGAQPTEQVRALLKLTGDWGQYKGDKNAVSTVKFAEPKPAFSLDASKKSVIKPKAEKKADAPVADADAPAADATDAE, from the coding sequence GTGGCTGTCAAGATCCGTCTTAAGCGCATGGGTAAAATCCGTGCGCCGTACTACCGCATCGTCGTCGCCGACTCGCGCACCAAGCGCGATGGTCGTGTCATCGAAGAAATTGGTAAGTACCACCCCACCCACGAGCCCTCTGTCATCGAGGTCGACTCGGAGCGTGCACAGTATTGGCTCAGCGTTGGCGCACAGCCGACCGAGCAGGTTCGTGCACTTCTCAAGCTGACCGGCGACTGGGGCCAGTACAAGGGCGACAAGAACGCAGTTTCGACCGTTAAGTTTGCTGAGCCTAAGCCAGCATTCTCGCTTGACGCTTCGAAGAAGTCGGTCATCAAGCCGAAGGCGGAGAAAAAGGCTGACGCGCCCGTCGCTGACGCTGACGCTCCTGCCGCAGACGCGACAGACGCGGAGTAA
- a CDS encoding RNA-binding protein, giving the protein MLSAALEHVVKGIVDHPDDVRIDSSTSPRGDVLEVHVHPDDRGRVIGRGGRTAKALRTVVSALADGRRVRVDVADD; this is encoded by the coding sequence GTGCTTTCCGCCGCGCTCGAGCACGTCGTCAAGGGGATCGTTGATCACCCCGATGACGTGCGCATCGACTCGTCTACCTCGCCGCGGGGTGACGTTCTCGAGGTTCACGTGCACCCCGACGATCGGGGTCGAGTGATCGGGCGCGGCGGGCGCACCGCAAAAGCCCTGCGCACTGTTGTTTCAGCTCTGGCCGACGGGCGCCGCGTGCGCGTCGACGTTGCTGACGACTGA